The nucleotide window catttccaccaataaaaagttcatatgttgtcgataattaatatggttaacttcattattattcatgtacaattaatacctttaaaaaggaaatcttctacttgctgtcgactgataatgacatcacctatgtgctgaccaatcatggctcagtttactgaacaaacccagaaaacaggtgacttctacttcttcagcacaggtgatgtcgtcatcatcagtcaacagcaagtagaaaatttactttttaaaggttttaattgtacatgaaaaataatgaagttatcaaattcattctggacaaaatcttaacttttcactgctgaaaattgttcaatgggtCAAGTGTCCCTTCAAAgttgaattttacattttattccatGAAATAACAGACCAATAATTGTGAAATTACGATGCATTTGtgaacatattttaacaatcaatatatgtatttctgggcggcacggtgggagtggttagcacgtccgcctcccagttctgaggactccggttcgagtccaggctccggccttcctgggtggagtttgcatgttctccccatgtccgtgtgggtcttctccaggtactccggtatcctcccacattccaaagacatgcatggcaggttaattgggtgctccgaattgtccctaggtgtgcttgtgagtgtggatggttgttcgtgtctgtgtgccctgcgattggctggcaaccagtccggggtgtcccccgcctactgcccagagccagctgagataggcgccagcaccccccgcgaacccttgtgaggaatacgcggtcaagaaaatggatggatggatggatggaagagtgttatagaaaacatgcttaacaacatttaaagcctaaatttgttcaataaaaagcatTATACACTTACTTattctcttccctaaaaagtgcttgcactgagggaagccattttcttttatgatgcaatcaaaagtAGCAAAGCCCctccctacacatttggtatcattggaaagctctgaatgtcttcTATAGACAATCAttggagatattcaggtttaaaaatatccactacagaggacaaatttgaattgctggtagtcaggaggatacaaAATCTTTGTAACACACAATAACACGATTTTACCCAAAATTCTTCTTTGTCTtacattgaaatgtttttgtaaaaaaaacaatcgtCAAAAaaagtcgatttaaaaaaaacaaaacgatgaaATCAAACTCTCATTGTAACAGGCACTAAGCGCTAGCCGGCCGTCTCCCCCTTTCACAGTATTACTGCTGCAAGAAGGACGAGTCCGccaagggggaggaggaggaggaaccgGAGCTGTCCACCATGTCGCCTTCGCACCCGCTGGCTCTGTCGGCCCCGCCGACGCCGCCCACCCCGGAGCGTTACAGCGACCAGCCCGAGACGTACCCGCCCACCTTCCTGACCGAGGCCAACGGGCCCGCCAGCttcacgccgccgccgccgctgcggcGCTGCCAGCGCGTGCACGGCTTCTGCCCGGCGTGCGCCCGTTGCACGCTACCCTTCTACCTGCACCACCCGGAGCGGCTCTGCAACGGAGGGCgagggggcggcggcggcggctaccGCAGCGTGCACCAGGACCTGGAGATGCCCGCAGCCACCGCCGACCTGGCCGGGTTCTACCGCAAGTTGGACCTCATCCGCTCGGTGGCCATGCGAGAGGGGGTCACGCGTAGTGTCAGCACCGACGTGTAGGGGGCGCCGCAAACGCGACAActgagggctttttttttttttttaatgagagccCGGCAGAGGCATCATTCATGGATTACCTCTCACACATAACCTGAATCGCTCTCATACATAACACTGAAATGCTTCCTCACACTCACCTACACACTCTTGAATTTGTCTTGCTGTCGTTCACATTACTAAAAACTCCCACACATTAATTTCCCAGGTGTGTGAGAACATTATAGTGGTGTGTATGTGAGAGTGTTTCACAATGTATGAGAACTGAGAAGTAATCCAAAATTTTGTCCCTGACGGCCCCTCATACGTTTTTCCACGCTGCCATGCTGGATGTTAGTCGACTGGCGTCTGGCTTGGGATGAAAAACTCTTAATTCAACAAAACTTTATTGACGTCACAGCTTGTTAACAAGGAGTCGAGCTCACCTTTTAACCCTCCTCTTATGTTCCTTTTGTAGCAACAATTTTCTCAGGTCAATATGACCCGCTGTGTGTTttgttgtcagaaaaaaataaaattacaaaacattttggggagtaacaaaaaaaaaaaagaaaaaaaaaaagaaaagaaacaagcaaacaaaacaagttaAACGTCTGAtgcctgattaaaaaaaatgaaaaaaggggTCACTCCTTTCatcgtaaaaaaataataaacgatGCAAATTAAATGTTTGCAATGACTTAGAATAAAACGAGAGCAGCAGAACTAGTTTTTAATGTTGCGTGCAATATAACAGGAGGGTTAAAGCGATCTCTCGCATTGCTTTTGTTCTTTTGCAAAGGCCCATACTTGACCAATGAGAATATCGACCATATTATTACGTGTGCTCTTATATGAAACGCTATATGAATAGCAGTTTTATTTGAGCGTATATTGTGTGTATTGTATGTGTAAATGTACTCTGACTTTGACGAAATTATTGATAAACTCTgaacattttacacattttttgacacttgtttttcccattataaggGCACAAAAAATGCTAATGTGTACACATCAGTTACCATCAAAGAAGTTGAGGCATCAATACAAAATTGCATTTTATATCCAAAcacaatgaaataaacatgaaatcatccCCCATTCCCCAAAACATTCATGGATTGatgttttaataaatattttatgataCATGATGCTCGTCGCAATTTTACCTCCAATGTTGCACTGTCACCCACACTGTGGCACCTATAATGTAACACAGTGTTAACTTACAGTGAAGCATAGTGGTATTGTAGGACATTGCACACGTACCAATGCTGGAACACACTTACCTATATTGTCAGACACCCATACTGTAATATGGTGTAACACACCGAAACTGCAACACAATGTAACGCACTGTCATGTGCACTGTTACACATTGTAACACACTCAGTTATACTGCAAGACGTCATCATCCAAATTGTAACACTGACACTAACATGGTGTAACACACTGTAATGTACACAGTAACACACTCACTTATATTGTAAGAAGCCAACACCTACACTGTATCAACAATGTAACACGTCGTTGACTTATCGTGGAAGACAACCACACTGTAGCACAATATAACAGTCCCATTGTAAAACAGAGTACGAAACTGCCACCTATGCTGTAACCCAGATACTGAAAAGAAGTCACACAGTGTAATGTGCTAGCACTGCATGTAACAAAGTGTAACATACACAGTAATGTATACTATAACACTCAGTTAAATAGTCAGAAATTGTTGCCCATACAGTAGTAATATGAGTATGAAACTGAAAAGTCAAGCACAGAGAGAGACGTGTtccattttgttgtgtttattatCAACAATGTCTGTCCGTGCGTCCCGGCGCGTCATACAAAGAGGTATCCGTTATATTTATATCAAAGACAGGAAGTTAAACACGTCTGAATACATTTCAAGTGTCAGGAATCTCGGCTCCTCTGTCCGCcatcatcatctttttttttcttcttgtttttctttcttttctttttgggaCCCAACGGAGAAACGTCAGGCGGTCGCGCTAACGTGAAAaacaaaccctttttttttttttttttaatgtgcgatGACTAATAAATACACCGGCGTGCACATTTCACTCTCTGTCATCGTTAAATAATACTTAATAACTGAAGGAAAGATTGTGTTGTTCAGAGATGCACGCCGTTCACTTTCAGGCTGTAGGAGgagcttcatcttcatcttcgccaTCATTGTTCTGGTTCAAGTGTAAAGGTAAGGTTCAAAGACACATGTAGGCAAGAAagggggaggaggagaggaaggaTAGAGGAGGGAAGCAAAAGCGATATGATGGGGAAAACAGTGAGCGGgtgagagagagaagaaaggaTGATGGTGAGAGAGTGTGATGAATGCTTGGAAAAAGAAAGAGCAGGCGAGAGATGGAGAAAACGAGAGCGATCGCATGACTGAAGAACTCTGGAGAAAAAAGAAATGAGTGAGGGATGATGTGAAAATACAACAGTGCAGGATGATGGTACAAACCGGAAAAAAATGGTGCCCCGTGTGAGGCAACCCGACAGCCAGCAAGCTATGAAACTTTTAGTGCGTTGACgtcttttgaaaatgtaaacgttGCACTCAAGCCACCTGAACAAAATCCACGTGCACGAGTGGGAAGCGGGTGCGAGGTGGTGAGTTTTGGGGGCTTCTAGGATGCGGGCGGTCGCAGGACGCGGCAAGAGTGGCAGCAGGCCTTGCTGTAGTACCAGTGACTGCACAGGTTGACCTTGAGAGCCAGCAGGCAGTTGGTGGTGGGCCGGTCCTGGCAGCTTTCATCTTGACACCGACAATCACACAGAGAACATCTGCAGCAATCCGAACCTAGAAACAGCAAGACCGTGTTGCCGGCGGACTGACCTGGCGGCTCGGTGGGACATGGCTGGAGACTGCAAGTCTGTTTGGACACGGGCTTGGTGAGCGGGTCGCAGCCTCGCACCAGCTCGCGGTCCTGGTAACACTTGACGTCGCGCATCCTGACGCCCACGCCGCATGTCTTGGTGCACTGGTCGCACCCAGTGGGTGGGTTACGAGCATGTTACACTCATCACATGTGACATAAGCTTACCTCGGACCAGGGCGTGGTGTACCACTTGAAGCACGGCCGCTCGAAGCAGGTGCTCTCATCTTCGGGCTTCTCGTCAGCGCCGCACGCTTCGTCGCCAAAGACCAGGAACTTGCCGCCGCTGATGCCCACGCACTGGACGATCCTCCGCTTGACGCCTCGGCCACATGTGGTGTTACACTGCGCACGGTTCACATGTCTTACATGTCACGCGGTGCAGAACAAACGTTACTCTCAACAAGACTCACCTTTTCCCAATCCTGATTGAGCCAGTGGGCGGGGCAATCCCTGTCCCCACAGGGCTGGACGGCGAGTGGCTTCTCTTCGCCGGGGCACTGGTTCTCGGCCACCACCCGGCCCTCGGGGGCCTTGCAGTACACGTGACGGACCATCCTCCCATGCGGGCACGGGCCTGAGCACTATGGCACAAGAAGGGGAAAAACCGAACGTCATGTGATGGCGTGGCTTTTCGGTCATGATGCCGTGATGTGACTTCCACTCACAGGCCCCCACTCAGACACGGTCCAGTGACGTTCGCAGGGCGGACCTGTGCAGTTCTTGACGCTGGGCGGTTTGGTCATGGGGTCGCACGGGCGGCTTTCGTCAGAGCAGCGGACGTCCCGCGTCACCTGATCTCTTCGGCCACACTTGGCAGAACACTGTTTTGGCACGTGTTAGCATGTCAACTAGCTTCTCTCTTAGGGCTGATCTTGTAAAAGCAATGCATTATGATTAAACTCCCAATAACTCCCACGGAAACATAAGTAAAAGAGTACAAGAAAAATACATTAACATGTTACTTTCACTAGCAAGGAATTAACATTGTGTTTTAAAATTTCCTTAAATTCATTTTGAGGCCACCAAAAAATGTTGTCTAATACAGTTGAAATAGCTTCAAATAGCTTGAAATAGTACCAAGGGGGCAAACATTTGTGACATTTGTTTTCTAGTCCGTGGCATAGTATTTAAAATTtaatccattcattttaatCTCTAAAACCAAGAAACATTGTCAAACAGTACACGAGACAGAAGGCACCGTACCTCGGTCCACTCAGCCACCTCCCACTGAGGACCGCATGCGGGGCTCTTGCAGGCCCGCCTCTCCATGGGCCTCTCCAGGTCAGCCACGGCGCACAGGTCACTGTAGACGGAGCTGTCCAAGCCGGGTGACAGCATCTTCCAGCATCGGACCTGCCGGAACTGAAAGCCCTCGCCGCAGGTCCTCGAGCACTCACTCCAGCTGCTGGCCTCCCACCTGAGGGGGATCCCAAGAAGCATCCATTCACATTATGGCGACCGCTCATTTTGTGGGTTCATGTATACTACTCATGAAAAGTTTTAGATAAGCTTTGGGGTGAAATTTCAAAGTGCCTTAGAACCTTATTATTGTGCAAAAAGTAGCAGTACGAAAGAATGTTagcatcaacttttttttcagtatcTTACCTAGGCTGACACTCCCGTCCAATGCAGAAGTCATGGACTGGTTCTGGTCGGGTCAGCGCATCACAGTACATGTCGTGCACCTCCACACCGTCATAACGGATGCACGTGACAAAGGATTTGGACACGCCTGGGAGAGATTAGCAGATTATCTGAAGACATATTGAGAAGGTACTAGTCCGGATTCACTAGAACGCAAGCAGCCCAGGATGGGGATGGTACCGATGGAGCAGGTCATGCTACAGGGCTCCTGGGAGGAAAGCTTCCAGCGGTACATGTCGGCCGGACTCAGTTTCAGGTTCTTCTGGTAGAGTCTCGGATTCCCCCTGTGGAACGGAACGCTGATAAGATCCGGTTCTGTCAGTTGTTTAGTAGAACCTGCTCTGTTTATATGTGTAGTATATCTGTTGGCTGTGTTGTCGTACCTAATTCTATTGGTCAGACCTGGTTTTATTGTAGCACCTAGTTTTGTTACCTGGTTCTGCCTGTCAAGTGATCTTTGACCTAGTTTTGCTGCATTACCTGGTTCTGTTGAAACGGCCGCCGGCCCTGCCCACGGCGTGCAGCGTCTTGTTGTGGTAGAAGATGTCAGCGCTGCTGTCATTGCGTTTACGTCCGAGCGTGAACTGCAGGGTCCGGTTGCGTCCAAGCGGTCCGTCCGACTCCGGCCCGCCGGGGTCTGCCTCGGCCGAGAACAAGCCGTCGCCTTCCGTCTCCAGCAGCTGATTGGTGGAGATGTTGATGAGCAGCTCATCTGGGCCCACGTGTCCTTCCAGGAGAACCCTCCAGATGAGGTTGGGGGCGTCGGCCTCGGGGTCCAAGGGGACGTCAGCGGGTATGGGGTTGGCGGTAATTCCGATGTGGCTGCTATTGCCCTCTGGTGGACCAGGATGGAAAGTGTTAAAGGGGTGGGAGTGAGTTGAATTCCCACAAAGAGCTGCAGCGCCCCAGCACCACCCCTCCTGGTGGGTATGTGTTGTAATGGCCCTTTTGTGAATTTTTTATCTGCTGCTGAtcctctttgtgtgtgtgtgagacatCAATAATGCAACGTTGCACGAGTACCatcctcacatgcacacacacacatgcaatttAATGCATTGCAGCTATTTTGAGCAGGACACATTTGAGTTCCTTTATGAAAAAAGGACACGTGCAGAGCTTCAATGACACACAAAGacattaaaacacaaaatggcatacTAAGGACACAAAAAAGTGTACGTGTATACCCGTAGAGTGTGTATCCGTGTCACAGTGTATGTGTGCAGTCTCCTCGTAGACTTCGTTGGTCTCCTGCTGCACGCCACCCTCCATACGGCCCCCGGTGGGCGTCTGCTGGTAGCGGCTGCCGTTGGAAGGGGCCGGAAGGGGGCCGGCCTCCACCGAGCTGTCGGCACCCGTGTAGACGGGCGGCGGTGGCACAGGCGGTAAGGAGTCTCTCAGGACCGTGTATTCATACGTGATGTATGGTGTGCGGCCGTTCTGATTCCACACCTGAAAGACGTCACGGCTTCAAACCCTGATTTGAAACACCcttcttgaaaccctactttaaaaacaaacccTGGATTGAAACCCCAATCGAAACCCTGCTTTGAAAACATTAACCCTCACTTGAAATCTTAATCCTGTCTTTAAATTCTGATTTTGATGCAAAAtccaaatttgaaaccctaccaaAGCTTCAAACACTGCTTTAAATCCTTAATCCGGTTTAAAATCCTAAATTAAAAACCTAACTCAGGGTTGAAATCCAAACTCAAAATCCAAACCCATGCCTTGAAGTCCTATTTTGAAAACCCAACCTTGTCTTGGAACCTCAGTCCTAATCCTGGCTTCAAATACTTTTTGGTATTGACACCCTAATCTGAAACCTTAACCCAGGTTTGAAACACAAACATCTGAAATCCTGTCATTTGAGACCCAAACCCTAATCCCTGACATGCAGTTTTGGGTACCAGGATGTTAACCGGCTGGTCCAGGGGCCCTTTGGCGACGATGTACTCAATGCCGGTTTCGTAGATGTCCATGGGGCGGCGGTACTTGAAGACGGTGCCCGCCACGTGGAAGTTCTGAGGGCTGTCCACTTTGTATGCGCCGTTAAAGAAGAAGTTCCCCGCCTGGTCGGTCACGGCTGCAAAAAGGAATcagctttgactttttttttttttttttgctttttgtctatgaaaaataatttaggtGTCAGCCAATCACTGACCAAGAACGTCGGCTGATTTTTTCCTCTCGATGACCTGGATGTCCCAAGATCCTTCAGGGATTTGTGTGATAAAAGCATAGCCTGCAAATCAAGAGGAAGGATGCTGAGCTTAGCGGTCTTTGTGGCAGCGAATAACGTGTGGCCAGGTGGCGCTCACCGAGTGTGGTGGCCCCGCGGCGGAAGTTTCCGGTGACCCTGCTGCAGCTGCTCCCATCGCCCTGGCAGACGCCACACTTGTCCAGCGTGTTGGATGAAAAGAGAACACCATCGCACCCGATTGGCTGGGGAAACAGCAAAGAAAAacgatgatgtcagcagtactcaACATAGGAAAATGACGTATAAATATCAACATAATGAACACATAAACATTAGCCTGCTTTGACACCCTAACGTAGGCTAGGAACCCTGCTTTGTAATCCTGGCCGAGCGTAGACTCACCTCACACTTACCGTCCACGCAGACACCGCGGTAGCTGCTGTACTTGCAGGACGTGCCGTCGCGCGCCGCCACCATCAGCTGACGCTGGCCGTCGACGGTCGTGCAGTGGAGGTCGCACGGGTTGCTGGAGATGTGCACGTAGTCGTCTACACACAGCGGCAGCGCTAGCATCAACACTAACGCCGACTCCAATGTCAACACGGACGTCACCGCTAATGTTATTGTCACCTCTAACGTCAATGCTAACGTCAACGCTAGCGTTTGTGCTAACAGACACAaacccaggcttgaaaccctgATGTGAAACTCAAGCACTGAAACTCTAACCCATATTTGACTTCCTAACTGTGTCCTAACTCTAACCAAACACTACGATTGAATGTGCGTTACCCGGATAGAGAGGTTTCCACTGGTAGCTATGGCCACTGTAGAGCTGCGAGTTGAAAGACCAGCACTGCTCCTCCCGGAAGCTTCGACCACTAGCTGGGCAGTCCTGCAAGAGCGCAAACAAAAGTCCATTCGTGTTTCTGCGTGTGCCTGTTTTGTGTATGCGTATGTGTGCCACAGACTTGTGTGTTGCACAGGTGGTATCTCTTGGAGGTTCCTGAGCACGTCATGTTGTCCTTGAAAGCAGCAACTTTCTTTCTTTGGACACAAAAGACACAAGTAAACAACGAAAGGACTTGCCTTTCAGGGACCGTCGGAAACGGGAGTCTCTAGTGACCTCTGTTTGAGGCAGTGTCTCTCCTGTGACTTGACGCCTCCACCACAGGTGCGCGTGCACGCCGTCCACTTCGCCCACTCACCCCACCAGAACGCCGTCACCTGGAGCTCCTCCAGGCTGTTGGAGGCCACGCTGCCTTCCtcctgtacacacacacacacagatggcGTTATGGTCCACTATATCAAGAGGTCAAAGAGACTTTGTAACTTGTTTGGAACTTTTATAGTTCCAGAAAATACTGTCCAAGTACCAACAACTACAAGTTCCGGTTACTTGGCAGAACAAGGAACTTTTGAAGGACTATGACGTGTTTGGACCATGAAAACTATAGTCTAAATTTAGTTACTCGGGTAATTTATCAGAGCCAAAAGAAGACCCTGCTGCCTGAGTGAACATGTCAGCTAATCAGAAGTCAGAAAGAGTGCATTATTGTGAGCGTCCACAAAAGTGCTGACTCTGCACTTTCCACACATTCCCTGtgtgcagcagcaacagcaatcAAACCCAAGCATGCTGCTGGAATGTGAAGGGGGGAAAGGGGGTGACACCCTGGCAGGGGGTGGGTTACGGGGGGTGTCACCCAATTGTTCTACATGTTTAAGGAGAAACAAAAGAGACACAAACCGATATACAAGgatacagaaaaaaagagaCACAAAAAGGTACAGCCAAATGTGAACGGGCAGAGACAGGCGCGTGGAAGGGTAACGCCTGTGATGGTCTTGTGCGGGTGTTTGACCTGCAGCGGTGCGGTGGCCGTGGTGGCGAAGCGTCCGACAGACGTCGTCAGCATGAGGATGGCCAGCAGGACCACGCCCGTCTCGCCAAATTCCTCCCATGAGCGCACATGCATCCTGgtggacaaaaatacaaaacgtCGTCGTTAGCATGAAGGCAACACCAGCTACCAGCTAATGTTGTTAGCATTGTGGCAACATGAGTTGCCAAGATAAGTCATTAACATGATGGAATTGGGAGTTAATGCTATTGTTAGCATCACAAAAGAGCtaacatttgaaaagaaaaggaagctAACACTCTCTGGTAGCATCTTATAATATACTAATGCTAATATGACAGAAACACAAGCTAAAGCTGTTAGCATGACGGGACTTGAGCTAAAGTCGACACTGACACTGGCAGTAAAAATGAAACTGACAGGGGTGAATGGACTTATAACGTAAACAAACTTACGGGACTTATAAGCTAAGCAGTATTGTAAGAATGAAACCAAAATGAGCCAAAACTTAACAAGAAAGTTAGCGTTGTAAGGAATGATGGCAGCACGTGAtgatgtcagattttttttgtatgaaaagtaCAACTAGGTATCGATATCAGTGACTATACTCAAGAGCTGAGTACACGTACTGGTATCAGTATCTAAAAAGAGTCGTATCAACCATCTCTGATGTGAGATATGTGAAAtgcttattctttttttatatacttaGCATAAGTGGATTAAAGAAATTAGCATATCTAAAACACaaactaatgttagcatgttggcAAAATGCAGTTACGTTACTGTTAGCATGATGACAAAACAAGTCAAAGGACTCAATTGCTGTAAGCATGTCAGTGAACTGTTAGCATGATGACAACACCAGCTAAtgttatttttagcatggtggCAACACGTGCTAATGTGATGCCAACGTGAGCTAATGTTTTCGTTAGCGTGACGTCAATGAAAGCTATTGTTATTGTTAGCCAAATGTCAACGCAAGCTCACGTGCTAACATGACAGCTTTACGCCTTTCTTCATCTATTGATACACACACTTCGCCGATCTGTCAGACACACTCAGTATTCTCACAGGCATACACAATGACTCGCCAACTCTCAGTCAATCACACACATTCTCTTAGTCTCACTCTCATACACATACTTTTTCTCTTAGGCACACACACCccaacacacccccacacacgcaaATTTAAGTAAACAGTCTTGACGGCCCCCAGGGGCCCCTCACTGTCTTGTTATTGTAACACTGGCAACCtcagcgcgcacacacatgcacactcgcGCACACCCACCCTCAGCATGTTGCGCCACCTAACAAGATAACTGGAACTGGATGTCCACCAGTGTCACAAACACAAGTCATGGCAATGCTAACTAATATTAGCATGATGGTAACTCAAGCTGTTGTTAGCTTGGCATCACCATGAGTTAATGTGAGCATCGTTGCAacctgagctaacattagcacaaCACCATCACAAGGTAATCTTGTTTGTGTGTCACTAAGAAAAgctgaagttgtttgcattGTGGCAACACAAGCTAATGTTGTT belongs to Festucalex cinctus isolate MCC-2025b chromosome 5, RoL_Fcin_1.0, whole genome shotgun sequence and includes:
- the fam163b gene encoding protein FAM163B, with amino-acid sequence MSAGTVVIAGGILAAVILLTIVAVLCLCRLQYYCCKKDESAKGEEEEEPELSTMSPSHPLALSAPPTPPTPERYSDQPETYPPTFLTEANGPASFTPPPPLRRCQRVHGFCPACARCTLPFYLHHPERLCNGGRGGGGGGYRSVHQDLEMPAATADLAGFYRKLDLIRSVAMREGVTRSVSTDV
- the ttc16 gene encoding tetratricopeptide repeat domain 16 isoform X1, with amino-acid sequence MKKYSNVRTVSHRAEEHSEEVDHGLHVEASLGGHASGRQEDHAADGGKQHLGDVGAHLGEEDENVRRSTRSQEKVMHVRSWEEFGETGVVLLAILMLTTSVGRFATTATAPLQEEGSVASNSLEELQVTAFWWGEWAKWTACTRTCGGGVKSQERHCLKQRKKVAAFKDNMTCSGTSKRYHLCNTQDCPASGRSFREEQCWSFNSQLYSGHSYQWKPLYPDDYVHISSNPCDLHCTTVDGQRQLMVAARDGTSCKYSSYRGVCVDGKCEPIGCDGVLFSSNTLDKCGVCQGDGSSCSRVTGNFRRGATTLGYAFITQIPEGSWDIQVIERKKSADVLAVTDQAGNFFFNGAYKVDSPQNFHVAGTVFKYRRPMDIYETGIEYIVAKGPLDQPVNILVWNQNGRTPYITYEYTVLRDSLPPVPPPPVYTGADSSVEAGPLPAPSNGSRYQQTPTGGRMEGGVQQETNEVYEETAHIHCDTDTHSTEGNSSHIGITANPIPADVPLDPEADAPNLIWRVLLEGHVGPDELLINISTNQLLETEGDGLFSAEADPGGPESDGPLGRNRTLQFTLGRKRNDSSADIFYHNKTLHAVGRAGGRFNRTRGNPRLYQKNLKLSPADMYRWKLSSQEPCSMTCSIGVSKSFVTCIRYDGVEVHDMYCDALTRPEPVHDFCIGRECQPRWEASSWSECSRTCGEGFQFRQVRCWKMLSPGLDSSVYSDLCAVADLERPMERRACKSPACGPQWEVAEWTECSAKCGRRDQVTRDVRCSDESRPCDPMTKPPSVKNCTGPPCERHWTVSEWGPCSGPCPHGRMVRHVYCKAPEGRVVAENQCPGEEKPLAVQPCGDRDCPAHWLNQDWEKCNTTCGRGVKRRIVQCVGISGGKFLVFGDEACGADEKPEDESTCFERPCFKWYTTPWSECTKTCGVGVRMRDVKCYQDRELVRGCDPLTKPVSKQTCSLQPCPTEPPDESCQDRPTTNCLLALKVNLCSHWYYSKACCHSCRVLRPPAS
- the ttc16 gene encoding tetratricopeptide repeat domain 16 isoform X2; protein product: MHVRSWEEFGETGVVLLAILMLTTSVGRFATTATAPLQEEGSVASNSLEELQVTAFWWGEWAKWTACTRTCGGGVKSQERHCLKQRKKVAAFKDNMTCSGTSKRYHLCNTQDCPASGRSFREEQCWSFNSQLYSGHSYQWKPLYPDDYVHISSNPCDLHCTTVDGQRQLMVAARDGTSCKYSSYRGVCVDGKCEPIGCDGVLFSSNTLDKCGVCQGDGSSCSRVTGNFRRGATTLGYAFITQIPEGSWDIQVIERKKSADVLAVTDQAGNFFFNGAYKVDSPQNFHVAGTVFKYRRPMDIYETGIEYIVAKGPLDQPVNILVWNQNGRTPYITYEYTVLRDSLPPVPPPPVYTGADSSVEAGPLPAPSNGSRYQQTPTGGRMEGGVQQETNEVYEETAHIHCDTDTHSTEGNSSHIGITANPIPADVPLDPEADAPNLIWRVLLEGHVGPDELLINISTNQLLETEGDGLFSAEADPGGPESDGPLGRNRTLQFTLGRKRNDSSADIFYHNKTLHAVGRAGGRFNRTRGNPRLYQKNLKLSPADMYRWKLSSQEPCSMTCSIGVSKSFVTCIRYDGVEVHDMYCDALTRPEPVHDFCIGRECQPRWEASSWSECSRTCGEGFQFRQVRCWKMLSPGLDSSVYSDLCAVADLERPMERRACKSPACGPQWEVAEWTECSAKCGRRDQVTRDVRCSDESRPCDPMTKPPSVKNCTGPPCERHWTVSEWGPCSGPCPHGRMVRHVYCKAPEGRVVAENQCPGEEKPLAVQPCGDRDCPAHWLNQDWEKCNTTCGRGVKRRIVQCVGISGGKFLVFGDEACGADEKPEDESTCFERPCFKWYTTPWSECTKTCGVGVRMRDVKCYQDRELVRGCDPLTKPVSKQTCSLQPCPTEPPDESCQDRPTTNCLLALKVNLCSHWYYSKACCHSCRVLRPPAS